A genomic region of Thermodesulfobium narugense DSM 14796 contains the following coding sequences:
- a CDS encoding aldehyde dehydrogenase family protein, translated as MENILNLLKNSPFSDLISKNSNSEINFLVKSWKTLNSKPENKISMINNKILYRFRGPTHSEVEEIINAAREGFFEISNIECYKRFEMLARCKKIIEENFELIAKVIVMDSSKPINLAKGEIKSTLERFSFLELDLNALKGEYIPSGIFAELRDRSVITLREPYGIAVLISPFNFPFFLHASKLIAALIAGNSTISIPSEHTPLSVLLLTKIFEMAGFPKNVLTTITTSQTQIKETIVNNQNVDLVSLTGSTKTGESVIRNAGIKKLHLELGGKAFGLVLKDAIPEKAAKCWLNGTLKNAGQRCDALNVMLIPKELEESLLSSILDKLKTIKRIDPFREDCSLGPLISLSNVNRLKKMIKEATDLGSEIIFSDRVKDSYFPPHVIKVYNKEIKLMTEEIFGPLFVYYVYKDLDEAINIINSCKYGLDLAIFGEDVNSIIKLSRKLNAGQIHINDYPRHGTGYYPVGGIKSSGTGSKEGIFYTVQEMSYTKAIILKD; from the coding sequence ATGGAAAACATTTTAAACCTATTAAAAAATAGTCCATTCTCTGATTTAATTAGCAAAAACTCAAACAGCGAGATAAACTTTTTAGTTAAAAGCTGGAAAACTCTTAATTCAAAACCTGAGAACAAGATCTCTATGATAAATAATAAAATCCTATACCGATTTAGGGGTCCCACACACTCTGAAGTCGAAGAGATTATAAATGCTGCCAGAGAGGGCTTTTTTGAAATATCAAACATAGAGTGTTACAAGAGATTTGAGATGTTAGCAAGATGCAAAAAGATAATCGAAGAAAACTTTGAACTTATTGCAAAAGTTATAGTAATGGATAGCTCAAAGCCTATAAATTTAGCAAAAGGAGAAATAAAATCTACCCTTGAAAGGTTTAGTTTCCTTGAGCTTGACCTAAATGCTTTAAAAGGAGAATACATACCCTCTGGCATATTTGCTGAGCTTAGAGACAGAAGCGTTATTACCTTGAGAGAACCATATGGCATAGCAGTTCTTATAAGTCCTTTCAATTTTCCATTTTTCCTTCATGCGTCCAAACTTATTGCAGCCTTAATCGCAGGAAACTCAACGATATCCATACCCAGCGAACATACTCCATTATCAGTGCTACTTCTCACAAAGATCTTCGAAATGGCAGGCTTTCCGAAGAATGTCCTTACCACAATAACCACCTCACAAACCCAAATAAAGGAAACAATAGTTAACAATCAGAACGTAGACCTCGTTTCTCTTACAGGATCGACCAAAACCGGTGAAAGCGTGATTAGAAATGCAGGAATAAAGAAGCTTCATCTTGAATTGGGGGGCAAAGCCTTCGGATTGGTTTTAAAGGATGCGATTCCCGAAAAGGCGGCAAAATGCTGGTTAAACGGAACTTTAAAAAATGCCGGGCAAAGGTGTGATGCGCTTAATGTAATGTTAATACCAAAAGAGTTAGAAGAATCTCTTCTGTCATCTATCTTAGATAAATTGAAAACAATAAAAAGAATTGACCCATTTAGGGAAGATTGTAGTCTTGGCCCTTTAATTTCTTTATCTAACGTGAACAGACTAAAGAAGATGATAAAGGAGGCAACTGATCTAGGCTCTGAAATAATCTTTTCCGATAGAGTGAAGGATTCTTATTTTCCTCCTCATGTAATTAAAGTTTATAACAAAGAAATAAAACTCATGACTGAAGAGATATTCGGACCACTTTTTGTTTATTATGTTTACAAAGATTTAGATGAAGCCATAAATATAATAAATTCTTGCAAATATGGCCTGGATCTTGCAATATTTGGAGAAGACGTAAACTCTATAATCAAGCTATCAAGAAAACTTAATGCCGGACAGATACACATAAATGACTATCCCAGACACGGAACAGGATACTATCCAGTTGGAGGCATAAAATCATCAGGCACTGGTAGCAAAGAAGGCATATTTTATACCGTTCAAGAAATGAGCTACACAAAGGCAATTATACTAAAAGATTAA
- a CDS encoding macro domain-containing protein: protein MLDINFEIKDKILEIVKGDITLRNTDAIVNAANRYLQHGGGVALAIVRRGGDIIQTESNMIIRNQGPIPTGKAVYTSAGNLKSKYVIHVVGPDYNEYAPDAATEFLKMSINSCFDLALKLRLKSISLPAISSGIYGFPKDKCADILIQETFRHLEKRDSLKKVEFVLFDEITADIFANTAKKYFEIYKSKK from the coding sequence ATGCTTGACATCAATTTCGAAATAAAGGATAAAATTTTAGAAATCGTAAAAGGCGACATTACTTTGCGAAATACTGATGCAATAGTAAATGCAGCAAATAGATATCTGCAACATGGAGGAGGCGTAGCACTTGCAATTGTCAGAAGAGGAGGAGACATAATTCAGACAGAAAGTAATATGATAATTAGAAATCAAGGTCCTATCCCTACAGGAAAGGCAGTCTATACCAGTGCAGGAAACCTTAAATCAAAATACGTAATTCACGTTGTGGGACCCGACTATAACGAATACGCTCCTGACGCTGCAACAGAATTTTTGAAAATGTCCATAAACTCGTGCTTCGATCTTGCACTTAAACTAAGACTAAAGAGCATATCTCTTCCTGCAATATCTTCTGGCATATATGGTTTTCCAAAGGACAAGTGCGCTGATATCTTAATTCAGGAAACTTTTAGACATCTTGAGAAAAGGGATTCCTTAAAAAAAGTCGAGTTTGTACTGTTTGATGAAATTACTGCAGACATATTTGCAAACACTGCAAAAAAGTATTTTGAAATATATAAGAGCAAAAAATAA
- a CDS encoding N-glycosylase/DNA lyase encodes MKLLERLNLLKGTSCEDQVEQRISQFKEISSGSEERIFQELCFCVLTANYSAKGGMFIQDKIGEGFLYMNEDELRLSLKELGYRFWNPRYRFIVENRRLLGRLKGLLESKISSFEKRKFLVKEVKGFGMKEASHFLRNVGIFDLAILDRHILKVMKEYGYVDEIPRALTEKTYINFEKIFSQIATEFGKPPGVLDLYIWYIEKGCVEK; translated from the coding sequence TTGAAACTCTTAGAGAGATTAAATCTTCTAAAGGGAACTTCTTGTGAAGATCAGGTGGAACAAAGGATTTCTCAATTTAAAGAAATAAGTTCGGGAAGTGAGGAAAGAATCTTTCAAGAGCTTTGCTTTTGTGTTCTTACTGCCAACTATTCTGCTAAGGGTGGCATGTTCATTCAAGACAAGATTGGTGAAGGCTTTTTGTATATGAATGAAGATGAATTAAGACTTTCTCTAAAAGAATTAGGTTACAGATTCTGGAATCCGCGTTATAGATTTATTGTTGAAAACAGAAGGCTTTTGGGGAGATTGAAAGGTCTTTTGGAATCAAAAATTAGTTCTTTTGAGAAAAGAAAATTTTTAGTAAAAGAAGTAAAGGGCTTTGGTATGAAAGAAGCTAGCCACTTTCTCAGAAACGTAGGGATATTTGATTTGGCAATTCTTGACAGGCACATATTAAAGGTTATGAAAGAGTATGGCTACGTTGATGAGATACCAAGAGCACTCACTGAGAAGACTTATATTAATTTCGAAAAAATCTTTTCACAAATAGCTACTGAGTTTGGAAAGCCTCCTGGGGTTTTGGATCTATATATATGGTATATTGAAAAAGGATGTGTGGAAAAATGA
- a CDS encoding nitrilase-related carbon-nitrogen hydrolase has protein sequence MKVGLFQMDILKDFDQNFEKTKRAILEASKNELKLLVFPETFLSGYYKSSIKRVSDRLSYYFDQLCFMSREYQIDIYGTFPVKENANLYNCGFYFSEGSCIARYKKIHLIGIMGERDIFSEGKEVVVAESNLIGRVGLAICYDLRFPELFRKISTNSKITIVSAMWPKTRIEHWKTLLKARSIENQCFVIGVNRVGSDKNNVYPGNSLVFDPYGSTILECKDKEGLYFSDIDLSSVEKYRNDFNVLGDRRIFSLQ, from the coding sequence ATGAAAGTGGGACTTTTCCAGATGGACATATTAAAAGATTTTGACCAAAATTTTGAAAAGACAAAGCGTGCTATCTTAGAAGCAAGTAAGAACGAATTAAAGCTTTTGGTTTTTCCTGAAACTTTCCTTTCTGGATATTATAAGAGTTCTATTAAAAGGGTGAGTGATAGGCTTTCATATTACTTTGATCAGCTATGCTTTATGTCAAGAGAATATCAAATAGACATATACGGAACTTTTCCAGTAAAAGAAAACGCCAATTTGTATAATTGTGGCTTTTATTTTAGTGAAGGGTCTTGTATAGCCAGATACAAGAAGATTCACCTAATTGGAATTATGGGAGAAAGAGATATTTTTTCAGAAGGAAAAGAGGTAGTTGTGGCAGAGTCTAACCTTATTGGAAGAGTAGGACTTGCAATATGCTACGATTTAAGATTTCCAGAGCTTTTCAGAAAGATTTCCACAAACTCAAAGATTACAATAGTTAGTGCTATGTGGCCAAAAACAAGGATAGAACACTGGAAAACCCTTTTGAAAGCCAGATCAATTGAAAATCAGTGTTTTGTTATTGGTGTAAATAGGGTGGGTTCTGATAAAAATAACGTGTATCCTGGCAATTCTCTTGTTTTTGACCCTTATGGTTCAACTATCTTGGAGTGCAAAGATAAAGAAGGCCTTTATTTTTCCGATATAGATCTTTCATCGGTAGAAAAGTACAGAAACGATTTCAACGTTTTAGGTGACAGAAGGATATTTAGTTTGCAGTAA
- a CDS encoding MerR family DNA-binding transcriptional regulator, protein MYNITEFAKLIGVRAQTLRKWDKQGKTERINISGNVQYIQKQAEILGHDAIIP, encoded by the coding sequence ATGTATAACATTACTGAGTTTGCAAAGCTTATAGGCGTTAGAGCCCAGACATTGCGCAAGTGGGATAAGCAAGGAAAAACTGAACGCATCAATATCTCGGGCAATGTTCAATACATTCAAAAACAAGCCGAAATATTAGGACATGATGCCATAATCCCATGA
- a CDS encoding DUF169 domain-containing protein translates to MISQIEMALKMKFNPVAIIWSDKLPEDAMRFKEGRWGCVMWLFANVAKGRTAAFDRNTYGCWGGGVGLGFGNTYQYFPGGQSCFEHFLSSGNKDYELGQNVAQSLQNLARKDFLEDFLEGERYVKTPEKVRKFLEQMPMMDVPTKYVVFKPLKDVDPTLEKPKVIVFPVNSHELAALVVLANYGRDSFDNVIFPWGAGCQTIGIFAYKEISSSLQKAVVGLSDISARKNVRNHLGDDIFTFAVPFDMFQEMESNVKESFLTRPTWISLKTPPSP, encoded by the coding sequence ATGATAAGTCAGATTGAGATGGCTTTGAAAATGAAATTTAATCCCGTTGCAATCATCTGGTCTGATAAGTTGCCAGAAGACGCAATGAGATTCAAAGAGGGCAGATGGGGTTGTGTAATGTGGCTATTTGCAAACGTGGCAAAGGGGAGAACCGCTGCTTTTGACAGAAATACTTATGGTTGTTGGGGAGGCGGCGTAGGCCTTGGTTTTGGCAATACTTATCAATATTTTCCGGGTGGCCAATCGTGTTTTGAACACTTTTTGTCAAGCGGAAACAAAGACTATGAACTAGGCCAAAATGTTGCTCAAAGCCTGCAGAATTTGGCAAGAAAAGACTTTCTTGAAGACTTTCTTGAGGGTGAAAGATACGTTAAGACCCCTGAAAAGGTTAGAAAATTTCTGGAACAAATGCCCATGATGGATGTTCCAACAAAGTATGTAGTGTTTAAACCTCTAAAAGACGTAGATCCGACTTTAGAAAAGCCAAAGGTGATAGTTTTTCCTGTAAACTCGCATGAACTGGCAGCCCTTGTTGTTCTTGCTAATTATGGCAGAGATTCATTTGACAACGTAATTTTCCCTTGGGGTGCTGGGTGTCAAACTATTGGTATATTTGCTTATAAAGAAATAAGCTCATCTTTACAAAAGGCCGTGGTAGGGTTGAGCGACATTTCTGCGAGAAAAAATGTAAGAAACCATCTTGGCGACGATATCTTTACGTTTGCTGTACCCTTTGATATGTTTCAGGAGATGGAATCAAATGTAAAAGAAAGCTTCCTTACAAGACCTACTTGGATCTCGCTCAAAACCCCTCCCTCCCCTTGA
- a CDS encoding diguanylate cyclase domain-containing protein: MSIKNYLKVIIIFLIITPLIVLTLVGTNLYNETRNRTINELIQETSLKQFTLQSYLKKYIDLLNILSANISLANNNYERISYLFRGLSTDDEIENLFFINPDGYSMVEISGPHHVSFNNNNLFKKAIGGNEDFLIQNDGLNSYLYLSKPVYNNANQISGVVLAVVKLTKLESLLNVQNSIVTRSTFLFSNDFIILGNKTKKMPEDLYKKINFSSGYGLVNYRGDSGKNFILFWKNIPNINLAIASQVDEGYIFQEFEQDFAIILFTFLIIFITSLIISIIMIKKLNEPIIFLQSLSKQIKDGNYKIRVEKSFIDSFPEEFKPLLILYNQMSSSIENYVSMLNERTKALEKSEARYKAVVEDQTDLLCRFSHDGTISFANEEFKKFFGLEDLKVYNFFDLFGSNKDNIKNLIESLSIENPHKSIELSFEKDNIKRYFDWTFRIIYKDDVKEFQCTGHDISEIKRLEEELRYQSFHDSLTGLFNRAYFEEELEKLSSGRFSPTSLIIVDLDNLKLVNDKLGHEKGDLLIKKAAKILSSTFRSTDTVSRIGGDEFAILLPMCTKDCTKELIKRLKENIEKANQEKDNLYLSMSIGYATKEGPFNKIEIFREADSYMYLDKQHHHEQSKEITIERIEGLKNN, encoded by the coding sequence TTGAGCATAAAAAATTATCTTAAAGTAATAATAATTTTTTTAATCATTACTCCATTAATAGTTCTTACATTAGTTGGCACAAACTTATACAATGAAACCAGAAATAGAACAATTAACGAACTCATTCAAGAGACAAGTTTAAAACAATTTACCCTGCAAAGTTATTTAAAAAAATATATAGACCTTCTTAATATTTTATCGGCAAATATTTCTCTTGCCAACAACAATTACGAAAGGATAAGCTATCTATTTAGAGGCCTGTCAACAGATGATGAAATAGAAAACCTCTTTTTTATTAACCCTGACGGCTACAGCATGGTAGAGATTAGTGGTCCACATCACGTTTCTTTTAACAACAATAATCTCTTCAAAAAGGCAATAGGGGGAAATGAAGACTTTTTAATACAAAATGACGGCTTAAACAGCTATTTATACCTCTCAAAACCCGTTTATAATAATGCGAATCAAATTTCTGGAGTGGTTCTTGCCGTAGTAAAGTTAACAAAGTTAGAAAGCCTTTTAAACGTCCAAAATTCAATTGTCACTAGATCCACTTTTTTATTTTCAAACGATTTTATAATACTCGGAAACAAAACAAAAAAAATGCCAGAAGATCTTTATAAAAAAATAAACTTTTCTAGCGGTTATGGTCTAGTAAATTATAGAGGTGACTCTGGAAAAAACTTTATTTTGTTCTGGAAAAATATTCCTAACATAAACCTTGCAATTGCATCTCAAGTTGACGAGGGATATATATTTCAGGAGTTTGAACAGGACTTTGCAATAATACTATTTACATTCTTGATAATATTTATAACGTCTTTAATTATTTCAATAATTATGATCAAAAAGCTTAATGAGCCAATAATCTTTCTTCAGAGCCTCTCCAAACAAATAAAAGACGGAAATTATAAAATAAGAGTTGAAAAAAGCTTTATAGATAGCTTTCCAGAAGAGTTTAAACCTCTATTAATACTATATAATCAAATGAGTTCATCAATCGAAAATTACGTTTCAATGCTAAATGAAAGAACTAAAGCTCTTGAAAAGAGCGAAGCAAGATATAAGGCTGTAGTAGAAGATCAAACTGACTTACTGTGCAGATTTTCTCATGATGGAACAATTAGTTTTGCAAATGAAGAGTTTAAGAAGTTCTTCGGCTTGGAAGACCTAAAAGTATATAATTTTTTTGATCTTTTTGGCAGCAATAAGGATAATATAAAGAACTTAATAGAAAGTCTAAGTATTGAAAATCCTCATAAAAGTATAGAATTATCCTTCGAAAAGGATAACATAAAAAGATATTTCGACTGGACGTTTAGGATTATATATAAAGACGACGTTAAAGAGTTTCAGTGCACTGGACACGACATAAGCGAAATAAAAAGACTTGAAGAAGAGCTTAGATATCAAAGTTTTCACGATAGTCTTACAGGACTTTTTAACAGGGCATATTTTGAAGAAGAGCTCGAAAAACTTTCTTCAGGAAGGTTTAGCCCCACGTCATTGATAATAGTAGATCTAGACAACTTAAAGTTAGTTAACGATAAGCTAGGACATGAAAAGGGCGATCTTTTGATAAAAAAGGCAGCAAAAATCTTATCATCAACTTTTAGGAGCACAGACACAGTATCAAGAATTGGAGGAGATGAATTTGCAATTCTCTTACCTATGTGCACAAAGGACTGCACAAAAGAGCTAATTAAGAGGCTAAAAGAAAATATAGAAAAAGCTAATCAAGAAAAGGATAATCTTTATTTGAGCATGTCAATTGGTTATGCCACCAAAGAAGGACCTTTTAATAAGATAGAAATCTTCAGGGAAGCTGACTCTTATATGTATTTAGACAAACAGCATCATCACGAACAATCTAAAGAAATAACTATAGAAAGAATCGAAGGGTTAAAAAACAATTAA
- a CDS encoding SH3 domain-containing protein — MMLRSLEPSNIVIERKGSHIISSDGRAYALKDNISHIEWVEEIIEKEKHFLPFLKKNVKTFVFRIYFLDQTSMLLQADEKSYLDILAFAPYVTKSGVDISEIKKSSENLEEKPSSNESVQTLDEKNSEEDKSEKLHDEEEVLKTQPEPSQIESDLYEERKKRARTWIRKVYESKFVIKFPALFQKLEEIPRSFRKINFSSLVFFLKFKKAKPKEPKIESLHPSKAVSYIIPLVAFFVSLMLTFGTFMFFQITTAHEPPDIAPPRVSIQNPPNNTVIKGLNNPIEIRVEAVDKGGLDKVRLLLNNLTLRVWYPGEDTVYKWYPEKIGTFIFQAIAINKAGNYAESTPVKVIVEPGSPNEKNLSDNQDNNVDMYGKAFIIRYQVHLKEAPYESASNVSNLSYGDEVEVLEKIDPSQVKEGVVMRDTVVKSVDGNKEIKVYAGEGFSIKDNVGLMYQAKLNRENIEVYIPKSDSRLANDSVWYKVRTKDGVQGYISSQYIRFY, encoded by the coding sequence GTGATGCTTCGATCTCTTGAGCCTTCTAATATTGTGATTGAGCGGAAGGGGTCGCATATAATCTCTTCTGATGGGAGGGCTTATGCGCTAAAGGACAATATCTCTCATATAGAGTGGGTTGAAGAAATAATAGAAAAAGAGAAACATTTCCTACCTTTTTTAAAAAAGAACGTCAAGACCTTTGTGTTTAGGATTTACTTTCTGGATCAAACAAGTATGCTCCTTCAGGCCGATGAAAAGTCCTATCTGGACATACTTGCTTTTGCACCATATGTAACAAAATCTGGCGTAGACATTTCTGAAATTAAAAAGTCAAGTGAGAATTTGGAAGAGAAGCCGTCCTCTAATGAAAGTGTGCAAACTCTTGATGAAAAAAACTCTGAAGAAGATAAATCTGAAAAATTACATGACGAAGAAGAGGTTCTAAAAACACAACCAGAGCCTTCTCAAATTGAAAGCGATCTTTATGAAGAGAGGAAAAAGAGGGCACGTACTTGGATCAGGAAGGTTTACGAGTCAAAGTTTGTTATAAAATTTCCTGCTTTATTCCAAAAGCTCGAAGAAATCCCTAGATCTTTTAGGAAAATTAATTTTTCAAGTCTTGTTTTTTTTCTAAAATTTAAGAAAGCTAAACCTAAAGAGCCAAAGATTGAAAGCCTTCATCCATCAAAGGCTGTTAGTTACATAATACCTCTTGTTGCCTTTTTCGTTTCTTTGATGTTAACCTTTGGAACTTTTATGTTCTTTCAGATTACTACTGCCCATGAACCACCTGATATCGCACCTCCAAGGGTCTCAATTCAAAATCCTCCTAACAATACTGTAATAAAGGGTTTAAACAATCCTATTGAAATAAGAGTTGAAGCTGTTGATAAAGGAGGTTTGGATAAAGTGAGACTCCTTTTGAATAATCTTACGCTGAGAGTGTGGTATCCAGGAGAAGATACTGTTTATAAATGGTACCCTGAAAAGATTGGAACTTTTATATTCCAGGCGATAGCTATAAATAAAGCAGGTAATTATGCGGAGTCTACTCCTGTAAAGGTAATTGTTGAACCGGGAAGTCCTAACGAAAAGAATCTAAGTGACAATCAAGACAATAATGTAGATATGTATGGAAAGGCGTTTATAATAAGATATCAGGTACACTTAAAAGAAGCCCCCTATGAATCAGCAAGTAACGTTTCAAATTTGTCATATGGAGATGAGGTTGAGGTATTAGAAAAGATAGACCCTTCGCAAGTCAAAGAGGGTGTAGTAATGAGAGACACTGTCGTTAAGAGCGTCGATGGAAATAAAGAAATAAAAGTTTATGCAGGAGAAGGATTTTCAATTAAAGACAACGTAGGATTGATGTATCAGGCGAAACTTAATAGGGAGAACATTGAAGTTTATATACCTAAATCAGATTCGCGTCTTGCCAATGATAGCGTGTGGTACAAAGTAAGGACTAAGGATGGAGTTCAAGGTTATATTTCTTCACAATATATTAGATTTTATTAG
- a CDS encoding tetratricopeptide repeat protein translates to MEFNLENSFKEINKDIESNNFQEALDKINYIFNLVDANQIEITSNFLIDLLDTRSFILTVMGKNTEALEDINRAIEEKSSISANNDEQIAKLLIHRGLNYFYLENFDSSLKDFNTAIEILQNLQSNDNSIKLSQTFLNRSALFKKQGLKNESLEDINRAISLLNKENNPKHAFALINALIEKGLFLMEEEKFFESAYNFNIALSKSRELLNSDNLKILGTHMRLIYYIIIATLASGKNQNSITQILTETRSLIAKFGANEEVRYWLNKIGEIINI, encoded by the coding sequence ATGGAATTTAATCTAGAAAATTCTTTCAAAGAAATTAATAAGGATATTGAGTCCAATAACTTTCAAGAAGCGCTGGACAAAATTAACTATATCTTTAACTTGGTAGATGCTAATCAAATAGAAATTACTTCAAATTTTTTGATAGATCTACTTGATACAAGAAGTTTTATACTAACTGTTATGGGGAAAAATACAGAGGCACTCGAGGACATAAATAGAGCTATTGAAGAAAAAAGTAGTATATCAGCAAACAATGATGAACAAATTGCCAAACTTTTAATTCACAGAGGATTAAATTATTTTTATCTTGAAAATTTTGACTCATCTTTAAAAGATTTTAACACAGCTATTGAGATCCTACAGAATTTACAAAGTAACGATAATTCGATAAAGCTCTCTCAAACTTTTCTGAACAGAAGCGCACTGTTCAAGAAACAAGGTCTAAAGAATGAATCGTTAGAAGATATAAATAGAGCAATTTCTCTGCTAAACAAGGAAAACAACCCAAAACACGCGTTTGCACTTATTAACGCGTTAATTGAAAAAGGACTTTTTCTCATGGAAGAAGAAAAATTTTTTGAATCCGCATATAACTTCAACATAGCGCTTTCAAAGTCAAGAGAATTGCTAAATTCAGATAACTTAAAAATTTTAGGCACCCATATGAGATTAATTTACTATATAATCATAGCTACCCTTGCATCAGGCAAAAATCAAAACTCTATAACTCAAATTCTAACAGAAACAAGATCTCTTATAGCTAAATTTGGAGCAAATGAGGAAGTAAGATATTGGCTAAACAAGATTGGAGAAATTATAAATATCTAA